In Leuconostoc kimchii IMSNU 11154, the DNA window TGAACCATTTAATTTAGATGGTGAAAATATTGAACGTTTGATGGAAAAAATTGAAGACGCTGGTGTAGCAATTGTTGATGAAAAGGGTGAACCGGCGCCAGAAGTATTAAAAGCAAAGCAGAACAAGCCTTCAAAGGAAGAGCTGGAACAAGCGCAAGAAACACCAGCTGGTATTAAAATTAATGATCCCGTACGTATGTACTTAAAGGAAATTGGCCGTGTTAACCTCTTGAAAGGTGATGAAGAAATTAACATTGCCAAACGTATCGAAGATGGCGATGTTGAAGCCAAACAAGAATTAGCTGAGGCTAACTTGCGTTTAGTTGTTTCTATTGCGAAGCGCTATGTTGGCCGTGGTATGCAATTCTTGGATTTGATTCAAGAAGGTAACATGGGCTTGATGAAGGCTGTTGATAAATTTGACTATACCAAGGGATTCAAATTTTCTACCTATGCCACGTGGTGGATTCGTCAAGCGATTACACGTGCGATAGCTGACCAAGCGCGTACGATTCGTATTCCAGTGCACATGGTTGAAACAATTAATAAGTTGATTCGTATTCAACGTCAGTTATTGCAAGATTTAGGTCGTGAACCATTGCCCGAAGAAATTGGTGCAGAAATGGACTTAACACCTGATAAGGTACGTGAAATTCTCAAAATTGCGCAAGAACCTGTTTCGCTTGAGACACCTATTGGTGAAGAGGATGACTCCCATTTAGGAGATTTTATCGAGGATAATGAAGCAATTTCACCAGCTGATTCAGCGGCTTATGAAATGTTACGTGAACAGCTTGAGTCTGTTCTAGAGACACTAACTGACCGTGAAGAAAATGTCTTGCGTCTACGTTTTGGTCTAGAAGATGGACGAACACGAACATTAGAGGAAGTTGGTCGTGTCTTTGGCGTAACTCGAGAACGTATACGTCAAATAGAAGCAAAAGCATTACGTAAATTACGTCATCCTAGTCGCTCAAAGCAATTAAAAGACTTTATGGATGATGGCAATAACTAAAGCTAGTCATTTATAGTTCAAAACCACGATTTCGTGGTTTTTTTTATTATCCTATGGTATGCTTTTAGATAGCGGTTCATCAACCTTCCCGCTTATAAAAAAACTAGGAGATTTTTATGTTACAAAATACGTTAGAACATGGCACAGACAGTCGAGCACGGCATATCACACTAGTTGCAATTGTTGCTGCTATTTATGCTGCCATTACGTTTGTTATCCAACCAATCGCATTTGGCCCCGTTCAGCTGCGGGCATCAGAAGGTCTGAATCATTTGGCAGCTTGGAACAAACGCTATATCATTTCACTAGGATTAGGTGTCTTTATCGCTAACTTAGTGTCCCCGTTGGGGTGGATAGATTGGGTATTTGGTACGCTGGGGACAGTTATTATGACCAGTATCACGTACTTATTAACGCGTCAGGTTAAGCAAGCAGGACTTAAGATTTTAATCAGTTCTGTTGTCGTTGCAACAATTGGTATGGCAATACTAGCCGCAGAATTCACTTTGGCGTTCAACATTGGCGCAAAAAGGTGCCTTTCCGTCCGGATCAACTGGTGGTATCATGTCACAATGGTTAGCGTACTATATTAGTGTCGTGCCAGGTGAAATTGTGTCATTAATTGTTGGTGGTATCGTGATCTACGCCCTAAGTAAGGTTATTAATTTAAATAAATAATGATTGAACAAGACTATACAAATAAAATTATATTGTTAACCGGTGCCGCATCAGGCATCGGTTTTTCGCAGTTGGAAACGTACCTTGATGCAGGGGCAACTGTTTACGCGCTAGATTCACATAAAATACCTATTCATCATATGCGTTTGCACGCTTTTCAAATTGATTTAAGTCAGCATGAACAGTTAACTGTGTTGCTCGAAGAGTTAACCAATACGGTTAACTTTGACATATTGCTCAATACTGCAGGCGTTTTAGATGACTATAAGAATTCATTAAGCACTTCCTTAACACAATGGCAATCAATATTAGATACGAACTTAACATCAATGTTTATTGCAAGTAATGCGGTTTTACCTGCAATGTTAGCACGTGGACGAGGACATATTATTAATATGGCGTCAATTGCTGGTTTCTCAGCTGGTGGTGGCGGTGCGGCATACACGACAAGTAAGCATGCAATTATTGGCTATACCAAGCAACTAGCTTTTGATTATGCCTCAAAAGGCATACATGCTAATGCTATTGCGCCAGGTGCAATTAAAACACCAATGAATCACGCGGATTTTGCCGGTGATGCTAAAATGGCAAAACAAGTGGCGGATCAAACGCCTGCAAAGCGATGGGCGACAGCACAAGAAGTAGCTGACCTGACGTTATATTTGACTAGTCCACAAGCTGATTATATTAATGGCATTGTTTTGCCAATTGATGGCGGATGGACACTGGGTCATTAATTCAGTAAGGTGTCATTCAGTTAGGAGATATCATATGTCGTTATTTGATGACATTGTTCATGACAAACAAAATATTGATTATACCAAGGCTGGTTTATTACCTATTTTTGTGACACCCCCAACTGCGGAAATATTAATCATTGGTCAAGCACCTAGTTTACAAGTTCAAAATAGTGGCATTATGTGGCATGATGCTTCTGGCGAACGTTTAAGGAAGTGGCTGGGAATTGATGATGATACTTTTTATCGTTCTGGTAAAATTGGTGTTTTACCAATGGATTTTTACTATCCTGGTAAAGCAAAATCGGGCGATAAACCACCACGAAAAGGTGTTGCAGAAACTTGGCATAAGCAATTAATTGCTGAGATGCCCAATATTAAACTAACTATTTTGATTGGTGCTTATGCGCAAAGATACTATTTACCTATTGATAAAAAGGATACAATAACACACGTCATTTCGGAATACCGTATTTTTTTGCCGAAATATTTTCCGATTGTGCATCCGTCCCCGCGTAATAATATTTGGCTAAAAAAGAACCCTTGGTTTGAAGCTGATGTTGTACCAGCATTGCAACAACAGGTAGACCAGATATTGAATCGATGATTACTATCCAGAAATGTGGCATTGATGATGCCACATTTTTTTAAATTGGTGCTATAATAGTCTCAAACAATTTTGTTTGATAAAACGTAATATATTTTGGTAAAGGAGCAGCAATATAATGAAGGCAGCAGTATGGCATGATGTTAAGGATGTTCGCGTGGAAGATGTTGAGCTGAAACCAGCTAAGGATAATGAAGTAGTTGTCCGCGTTTCTTATGCAGGTATTTGTGGTAGTGATTTGCATGAATACCTTGAGGGACCAGTATTTATTCCTGTTGATAAACCGGATGAATTGACTGGTGGTCAGGCACCTCTGACAATGGGTCATGAATTCTCAGGCGTGATTGAAAAGATTGGTACTGACGTGACACACTTTAAAGTGGGAGATCATGTGTCAATTAACCCAACTGTAACCAAGGGTGTATCATCAGATGATTTAGATGTTTATGATGGTTATAGCTTTATCGGGTTGAGCACAGATGGTGGATTTACATCGTTTGTCAATGTGCCAGAAGAAAATTTGTATCATTTGCCAGAAGATTTTTCATTGAAATTGGCTGCTACAATTGAGCCAACAGCGGTTGCAGTGCAAGCTATTAAAGAAGGCGGCCTCAAATTTGGTGAAAAGGTTGTTATATTTGGTGCTGGCCCTATAGGTGTTTTAGTAGCAGCCGCCGCAAAAGCAGCTGGTGCGACTAAAATTATTGCGGTTGATTTGTCAGAAGTGCGTCTTAATAAAGCCCTTGAGATGGGTGCTACTGATGTGATAAATCCTAGCCAAGTTAGTGATACGATTGCTGCCATTAAAGAAATTATTCCAAATGGTGCTGATGTTTCTTTCGAAGTTGCAGGCGTACAACCAACTTTCGAACAAGCTATCGATGCAACACGCGCACGTGGTACAGTAGTTATTGTATCAATATTTGCTAAGCCAATTGCCTTTGACCCAATGCAGTTAACAAATGCTGGTGTTAAATTAACATCAACAATTGCTTATTCAAAAGAGACATTCGAACAAACTGTCGAACTTGTCAGCAGTGGGCAGATTGATGTCAAACCTGTCATTACTGATGTTATTGAGTTAGATAATATTTTGTCAGATGGTTTTGAATCACTGACGCATGACAAATCACAAGCTAAAATTTTAGTTGATTTAACAAAAGAATAATCAAAAAGTAGTTAGTTCCTTTTGAAACTGACTACTTTTTAATCATTTTGAAAAATGTTAAAATTAAATCAACAATAGCTATTTTATTTGATTTAGAAGGGAGAATACCATGTCTGATGATGTATACCAATTTACTGTTACGACAGAGGACGGCAAAACTTATTCTTTGGATAAATTTCGTGGCCGTCCAATGATTATTGTAAATACTGCGACAAAATGTGGTTTTGCACCACAATTTTCAGATCTTGAAAAGATCTATCAAACCTATCAAGAACAGGGATTAGTTATCTTAGGATTTCCTTCTAATCAGTTCAAGCAGGAGTTAGATTCTAGTCATGAAGCTGCCCAAGCTTGCCAATTAACTTACGGTGTGACATTTCCAATGCACCAGTTGATTGCGGTTAATGGTAAAAATACCGATCCACTATTTAAATACCTCAAAAAAAATGCAGATAGTCCATTAGGAACCACGATTAAGTGGAATTTTACGAAATTTTTAGTTAATCGTGAAGGGCAAGTTATCAAACGTTTTGCTCCTAAAACGAATCCAGCTGATATGATACCAGATATTAAACGTGTTGTAGATCAAACAGTTTAAGGTGTTTGATGTCATATTATATTAATTTGAAAAACAGAGAATCTGTTAAAAACATTAACAGGTTTTCTGTTTTTTTATATTTGGTTACCTCATAGAGATATTTCGTATATAATAAATGATGTAGAAGGAGATATATATGAACATCTTGTCGTCTTGGCAGAAACGCCAATTGTATCGTTACTTTGTCTTACTGGTTATTATCTTACTCATTTTCTTTTTAAGACAGTTTATGTCTTTGTTGTTACTAACGATTATATTTTCTTATTTAGCTATCAATGCAGCTAAACGTCTATCCCGGTTTTTGAAGTTGTCGCGATCCTTTGCGATTGTGGCAGTTTATGCCATATTTATTGCAATTATTGCCTTATCAATCAATCACGGTGCGTCGACAGTTGTACATCAAGTGAAAAGTATGATCACATTGACAATGGATTCCAGTTGGCATGCGAATGGCTTTTTGAAAGACATTTATAAAAATATCCACCAGTACATTAATTCACTTAACACCGATCAATTGATTTCCAAAGGCTTCTCACAATTAAATCAAGTAGGACATGTGCTTTACGAATTAGTCCTGGCGCTCTTGTTTAGCTTTATATTTAGTATGACCTATCCACAGCTAAAATCATGGTCTCTAAATTTTTTACACAGCCCCTATAAAAAATTTTTTGGTGAGTTTTACATCATTGTCCATCGCTTTATTATTATTTTAGGACGTTTGTTTGAAGTGCAATTGCTGATTGGTGTAATTAACACGATAGCCATGGTTATTGTCCTTTACTTTTTACATTTTCCTTATCTGATCGGTTTTACAATTTTGATTTTTATCTTAGGATTAATTCCTGTCTTTGGTGTGGTTATTTCCTTAGTACCATTAGCAATTACAGCGTTTATCATCGGTAATTGGCATACAGTTTTGATTATTTTAATCGCAGTAGCATGTATTCACTTTCTTGAATCTTATTTTTTACATCCACATTTTATGTCACAACGAACACATATGCCAATACTGGTTATTTTGCTGAACTTGATTATTATGGAAAAAATATTTGGTGTGTGGGGGTTGGTTATTGGATTACCTATTTTAACTTTTTTGTTAGATTTTTTCCGCATTCAAAAATTTCACAGTCAATAACAGTATGAATTGGATTGGTAAGGCATATGAATTATTTTACAAGCGAATTAACTGCATGATGAAAAAAATTATTATATAATGGCTCCTATAAGCAGTGAAGGAGATAAATTTTATGCTAATGGATCCAGAACAGGTAACAAAAGTAAATTTTCAGGCAAGCAAATTAGGTATTGGTACCAATAAAGTAGGCGGGCACAATTTATTTGACGGTTTGGATGATCATAACGGTTATGAGGTTATTAAAGAAGCCTTAGATTCTGGGATCCAGATGATTGATACTGCTTATATGTATGGCCTAGGTCGCTCTGAACAAATCATTGGTGAAGCCATTAAAGGCTATCCAAGAGAAAATTTTAAAATTGCAACAAAAGCGGCTCAAGATCCAGATAATCATTTATCATTGAATAACGATCCCGCTTTTTTGAAAAAGGCTGTTGACGATGCATTACGTCGACTCCAAACAGATTACATTGACATTTTCTATATTCACTTCCCAGATGAAAGAACGCCTAAAGATGAGGCAGTGGCAGCATTAAATGAGTTGAAAAACACAGGTAAGATCCGAGCAATTGGCGTGTCTAATTTCAATTTATTGCAAATTAAAGAAGCCAATAAAAATGGCCAAGTAGATTATGTTGAGGATCATTATAATCTTGTGCATCGTGACGTTGAAAAGACAATCTGGCCATATCTAAAAGAGAATCATATTCAATTTGTGCCTTATTTTCCGTTAGCGTCAGGGCTATTGACTGGAAAATATACAGCGCAGGATACGACCCAGTTCAGTGAATGGTCAACTGAGTCTTTTGAGGTCATCATTAATAATCTAAAGAAAATCAAACCAATCTCGGAAAAACACCAGGCAACAATCGCACAAACTGTTGTAGCTTGGTATATTGCTAATCCAGAAATTAGTGCTGTTATACCTGGCGCTCGTTTGCCTGAACAAGTAGCTAATAACGTGGCTGCTTTAAAAGTAACCTTGTCACCACAAGAATATCAAACAATTGATCAATTATTTGGTCAATTCTAACATAGCAAACAAAACAAGCTTTTTGATAGGCTTGTTTTTTTGTGGCAGAAATAGTAATCATTAAGCAAGTTTAAGGTTGTTTACATATTAGCAGTTTTCTTCACTTGATTGTTACGCGATAAAGATACGATATTTACATGAACTTGCTATAGTGGGTTTGTTAACAAAGCTAATTAACATCGATGTTCAATGAAAGAGGGAATATAAGCGCAAATGTCTATTGAACTACAGCACATAAAAAAGACTTATGATAATGGTGAGGAAGTCTTAACCGATATTAACGCGATAATTGAGGACGGTCAATTTTATATTTTGGTTGGCGCCTCAGGATCTGGGAAAAGTACTATTCTTAACGCAGTTGCAGGATTTTTAACAATTGACTCAGGACAGGTTATCATAAATCATCAAGATGTGACGACTTTACCACCTAAGAATAGACGTTTATCAATGGTTTTTCAAAACTATGCTTTGATGCCTAATCTAACAGTTTCAGAAAATATTATTTTTGGCTTGTCGGCCCGGCATGTTAGTAAGGAAATTAAAGCACAAAAGCTACGTGAAGCATTAAGTTTAGTTCATTTAGAAGACTATCAAGATAAGCGACCGGGAAGTTTGTCAGGTGGACAAAGGCAACGTGTCTCACTTGCGAGAGCGTTGGTTTCTGAGGCTAAAATTGTTTTAATGGATGAACCGTTATCTAATCTAGATGCAAAACTGAGAGCAGAGATGAGAAAAGAGATACGGACATTACAACAACAATTAGGATTAACTGTTATATATGTGACACATGACCAAACTGAAGCCATGACAATGGGTGATCAAGTCATGTTATTGAATCAGGGCAAAATTGAACAAATCGGTGCACCACTCGAACTTTACAATCATCCCGCCAATACATTCGTTGCTGATTTTTTTGGCTCGCCAGCTATTAATTTATTAGCCGTTGAAATTGATCAGAATAGGCTCACGTTAAGCAATGGCATAACAGTACCACTTAACAGCTCGATTAAAAGTGGCTCGTACCAAATTGGCATTCGACCAGAAAATGTTATTATAACACCGACAGGACGATTTTCAGGTGAGATTACTCAAATTGAACCTTTGGGCGATGGAACAAACATTGCGATTGACATGAAGTTGCCCGACTTAATAAGAATAAAATTGAATGAACAAACAACACACCAACTTGGTGATTCGGTAGCATTTGATTTATTAAACGCGAAAGCTATGATTTTTAATTCTGATGGTCAACTCATAGATATTGGAAAAGAATCATTGATGGTGGGGTAAATGATGATTAGTCAGACACGCCATCAAACACAACGAGGTCAACCGAAGACCAAGGTCACAAAACCAAGATATAGGCAAAATACATTAGGTTTTCTACTACTACTACCGTCTATTTTAGTTCTCAGCGTGTTTGTATTTTATCCAATGGTTAAAACATTTTGGCTCAGTACAGAACTAACAGATTTGGCAGGCCATCCGATTAAGTTTATTGGGTTAAGGAATTTTCGCAATTTGATGTTATCGGATAGTTTCATGACATCGTTTACTGTGACGGTCATTTTCGTTGTCTTAACAACATTTTTGACAATTATAATATCTTATGTATTAGCGATGTTTGCTAGTCAACGCATCCGCGGTATCGCTATTTTCAGAACCATATTTTCGTCAACTATGGGCGTTTCGGTCACAGTAGCTTCAATTTTATGGTTGTTTATATTTAATCCGCAAATTGGCTTGTTGAGTAAATTATTATCCTTGTTACATTTACCACCAATCAACTGGTTGTCTGATCCAATTTGGTCATTAGTAGCCATTATTGGTACGACTGTTTGGATGAATATTGGTTTTGCTTTCTTAGTGTTGCTAGGCGCTATCCAAGCAATTCCAGAAGATTTGTATCGCGTTGCAGATTTGGATGGTGCCTCTAAATGGTTACGGTTGCGTAAAATCACGTTGCCTGGTACAAAACCAACGACATTTTTTGTGACAGTGGTTACCCTGATTAATGCGTTTCAAACATTTGGACAGGTAGATATTTTAACAGCAGGTGGACCAGATTATCATACTAATTTATTAGTTTATGCGATTTATCAAGATGCTTTTGTTAATCACAGCGTGGGTCGGGCTAGTGCACAATCAGTTATTTTGACGCTGATTATTATGTTATGTACGGTGATTCAATTTCGAGTTAATAAGAGAAGGGCGGATAAAAATGCAAAGTAACGCCATTCAAAAAGCCATACGGTTTACTGGATTGATAGTTATAGCCATTGTTCTGATGCTACCATTGCTATTGGGATTATCCTTAAGCTTGTCATCCAGCGCGTCCATTTCTCAAGGTAGGTTAATTCCCAACCATCTAGTATTCAGTAATTACGTTCAGGTATTTACAACGACGCCGATGTTGAAGTATTTGGCGCACAGCCTTGTTGTTTCAGGGTTAGTCATGATTGGTCAGGTCATATTGTCAATTATGGCAGCATTTGCTTTTGTATTTTTAAATTTTCGGTTTAAAAAAACGATCTTCGTGCTATTCCTCAGTACTATGATGTTACCTTTTGAAGCACAAATTATTCCGAATTTTGTCACCATGCGCGATTTGAATTTACTAAATACCTATGCTTCTATTGGGTTACCATTTCTAGCATCAGCATTTGGTACTTTTATGATCAAAACTAGTTTTGAACAAGTGCCACTGGAATTAAAGCAGCTAAGCGATGTTGAAGGACTAACCCAATTTCAATTCGCGACGCGTGTCGTTATCCCCTATACCAAAGTCAATATTATCACGTTTGCTTTGTACAGTTTTTTAACAAATTGGAATATGTACCTGTGGCCTTTGATTGCAACGACAAATGACAAAGTGCGTACGGTACAAATTGGTTTACGTCAACTTCGGTCACAAGATACGGCTAGTAATTGGGGATTAATCATGGCTGTAACCATTATTTCAGTCATCCCGACCTTATTAATTATATTGTTAGGTCAAAAATATTTTAAAAAAGGCCTGACTAATGGCGTGATTAAATAAATTTTTGATAGGTTATCTCGTAGTTTAGAAAATAAGTCAAATTAAAAAGGACAAATCTAATCATGTTACAAAAAATAGCAAAGTATGCCGCCTTGACAACAATCGGACTATCTGCCATTGTGCCATTGACACAGATCCATGCAGACACGACTAGTCGTCAGAATGTTGTCTTTTGGCATTCTATGACTGGTCAGAATGCAACAGCTATTAACCGCGTTGTCGATGACTTTAATGCTT includes these proteins:
- a CDS encoding 3-oxoacyl-ACP reductase; this encodes MIEQDYTNKIILLTGAASGIGFSQLETYLDAGATVYALDSHKIPIHHMRLHAFQIDLSQHEQLTVLLEELTNTVNFDILLNTAGVLDDYKNSLSTSLTQWQSILDTNLTSMFIASNAVLPAMLARGRGHIINMASIAGFSAGGGGAAYTTSKHAIIGYTKQLAFDYASKGIHANAIAPGAIKTPMNHADFAGDAKMAKQVADQTPAKRWATAQEVADLTLYLTSPQADYINGIVLPIDGGWTLGH
- a CDS encoding aldo/keto reductase, whose product is MLMDPEQVTKVNFQASKLGIGTNKVGGHNLFDGLDDHNGYEVIKEALDSGIQMIDTAYMYGLGRSEQIIGEAIKGYPRENFKIATKAAQDPDNHLSLNNDPAFLKKAVDDALRRLQTDYIDIFYIHFPDERTPKDEAVAALNELKNTGKIRAIGVSNFNLLQIKEANKNGQVDYVEDHYNLVHRDVEKTIWPYLKENHIQFVPYFPLASGLLTGKYTAQDTTQFSEWSTESFEVIINNLKKIKPISEKHQATIAQTVVAWYIANPEISAVIPGARLPEQVANNVAALKVTLSPQEYQTIDQLFGQF
- a CDS encoding 2,3-butanediol dehydrogenase, with the translated sequence MKAAVWHDVKDVRVEDVELKPAKDNEVVVRVSYAGICGSDLHEYLEGPVFIPVDKPDELTGGQAPLTMGHEFSGVIEKIGTDVTHFKVGDHVSINPTVTKGVSSDDLDVYDGYSFIGLSTDGGFTSFVNVPEENLYHLPEDFSLKLAATIEPTAVAVQAIKEGGLKFGEKVVIFGAGPIGVLVAAAAKAAGATKIIAVDLSEVRLNKALEMGATDVINPSQVSDTIAAIKEIIPNGADVSFEVAGVQPTFEQAIDATRARGTVVIVSIFAKPIAFDPMQLTNAGVKLTSTIAYSKETFEQTVELVSSGQIDVKPVITDVIELDNILSDGFESLTHDKSQAKILVDLTKE
- a CDS encoding ABC transporter ATP-binding protein, whose amino-acid sequence is MSIELQHIKKTYDNGEEVLTDINAIIEDGQFYILVGASGSGKSTILNAVAGFLTIDSGQVIINHQDVTTLPPKNRRLSMVFQNYALMPNLTVSENIIFGLSARHVSKEIKAQKLREALSLVHLEDYQDKRPGSLSGGQRQRVSLARALVSEAKIVLMDEPLSNLDAKLRAEMRKEIRTLQQQLGLTVIYVTHDQTEAMTMGDQVMLLNQGKIEQIGAPLELYNHPANTFVADFFGSPAINLLAVEIDQNRLTLSNGITVPLNSSIKSGSYQIGIRPENVIITPTGRFSGEITQIEPLGDGTNIAIDMKLPDLIRIKLNEQTTHQLGDSVAFDLLNAKAMIFNSDGQLIDIGKESLMVG
- a CDS encoding AI-2E family transporter encodes the protein MNILSSWQKRQLYRYFVLLVIILLIFFLRQFMSLLLLTIIFSYLAINAAKRLSRFLKLSRSFAIVAVYAIFIAIIALSINHGASTVVHQVKSMITLTMDSSWHANGFLKDIYKNIHQYINSLNTDQLISKGFSQLNQVGHVLYELVLALLFSFIFSMTYPQLKSWSLNFLHSPYKKFFGEFYIIVHRFIIILGRLFEVQLLIGVINTIAMVIVLYFLHFPYLIGFTILIFILGLIPVFGVVISLVPLAITAFIIGNWHTVLIILIAVACIHFLESYFLHPHFMSQRTHMPILVILLNLIIMEKIFGVWGLVIGLPILTFLLDFFRIQKFHSQ
- a CDS encoding uracil-DNA glycosylase family protein, whose amino-acid sequence is MSLFDDIVHDKQNIDYTKAGLLPIFVTPPTAEILIIGQAPSLQVQNSGIMWHDASGERLRKWLGIDDDTFYRSGKIGVLPMDFYYPGKAKSGDKPPRKGVAETWHKQLIAEMPNIKLTILIGAYAQRYYLPIDKKDTITHVISEYRIFLPKYFPIVHPSPRNNIWLKKNPWFEADVVPALQQQVDQILNR
- a CDS encoding carbohydrate ABC transporter permease, with protein sequence MQSNAIQKAIRFTGLIVIAIVLMLPLLLGLSLSLSSSASISQGRLIPNHLVFSNYVQVFTTTPMLKYLAHSLVVSGLVMIGQVILSIMAAFAFVFLNFRFKKTIFVLFLSTMMLPFEAQIIPNFVTMRDLNLLNTYASIGLPFLASAFGTFMIKTSFEQVPLELKQLSDVEGLTQFQFATRVVIPYTKVNIITFALYSFLTNWNMYLWPLIATTNDKVRTVQIGLRQLRSQDTASNWGLIMAVTIISVIPTLLIILLGQKYFKKGLTNGVIK
- a CDS encoding carbohydrate ABC transporter permease → MMISQTRHQTQRGQPKTKVTKPRYRQNTLGFLLLLPSILVLSVFVFYPMVKTFWLSTELTDLAGHPIKFIGLRNFRNLMLSDSFMTSFTVTVIFVVLTTFLTIIISYVLAMFASQRIRGIAIFRTIFSSTMGVSVTVASILWLFIFNPQIGLLSKLLSLLHLPPINWLSDPIWSLVAIIGTTVWMNIGFAFLVLLGAIQAIPEDLYRVADLDGASKWLRLRKITLPGTKPTTFFVTVVTLINAFQTFGQVDILTAGGPDYHTNLLVYAIYQDAFVNHSVGRASAQSVILTLIIMLCTVIQFRVNKRRADKNAK
- a CDS encoding glutathione peroxidase, translated to MSDDVYQFTVTTEDGKTYSLDKFRGRPMIIVNTATKCGFAPQFSDLEKIYQTYQEQGLVILGFPSNQFKQELDSSHEAAQACQLTYGVTFPMHQLIAVNGKNTDPLFKYLKKNADSPLGTTIKWNFTKFLVNREGQVIKRFAPKTNPADMIPDIKRVVDQTV
- the rpoD gene encoding RNA polymerase sigma factor RpoD, with product MTTILSSSKISDIKDYLDEQNISYNSRAKKAELLALAQGKTPEEAAAAGKASKPKVAKKSGIIKNPEYDKAVKALIAEYKAAKAITYVALSQRLAEPFNLDGENIERLMEKIEDAGVAIVDEKGEPAPEVLKAKQNKPSKEELEQAQETPAGIKINDPVRMYLKEIGRVNLLKGDEEINIAKRIEDGDVEAKQELAEANLRLVVSIAKRYVGRGMQFLDLIQEGNMGLMKAVDKFDYTKGFKFSTYATWWIRQAITRAIADQARTIRIPVHMVETINKLIRIQRQLLQDLGREPLPEEIGAEMDLTPDKVREILKIAQEPVSLETPIGEEDDSHLGDFIEDNEAISPADSAAYEMLREQLESVLETLTDREENVLRLRFGLEDGRTRTLEEVGRVFGVTRERIRQIEAKALRKLRHPSRSKQLKDFMDDGNN